A genomic region of Rhodospirillales bacterium contains the following coding sequences:
- a CDS encoding succinate dehydrogenase assembly factor 2 produces MTVENIETKRKRLIFRSGHRGTKEMDLFLGTFAARNIADFSEAELDLYDELLKEPDLDIYNWITGREPVPANKMNPVMERLLQHRFAA; encoded by the coding sequence ATGACTGTAGAAAATATTGAAACCAAACGCAAACGCTTGATCTTTCGTTCCGGCCACCGGGGGACAAAAGAAATGGATTTATTCCTGGGGACGTTTGCTGCCAGGAATATCGCAGATTTCAGCGAAGCAGAGCTGGATTTATATGATGAACTCCTCAAGGAGCCTGATCTCGATATCTATAACTGGATCACGGGGCGGGAACCCGTTCCGGCCAATAAAATGAATCCGGTCATGGAAAGGTTGCTTCAGCACCGGTTTGCTGCTTAA
- a CDS encoding sel1 repeat family protein — protein sequence MIKISKLNLALLIAGILFTIASAVLSVDVPSAFTAAALLGIITIKLLISALILGCVAFVIGALRKKPKQLWFPIFAWFLCIVGLVDLSASAYNDYVLKPRLMSTLSQAAENDALNNAESKASQPKDLFEENPEILFKMAYQYMRGDGVPQSHEKSLEFLIKAAESGHAEAQYNLGSMYINGVGFEQDREKGMSWLKRAKENGSSEAADLLVTVEFSNLQQTACYHEDELLAEILNNFMFAQNDTAIKCDQLLATNSYSDLSMSISKMHIEQIKEFGKPLTKFAERNGLDTADFLILKQMQISESLKSYSPNQEECAQFLNELEQRKDWTRIRQSILGSYVMFSENYNICERGE from the coding sequence ATGATCAAAATTTCTAAACTTAACTTAGCGCTACTAATTGCAGGCATTCTTTTTACTATAGCCTCTGCTGTTTTATCCGTTGATGTTCCAAGTGCATTCACCGCAGCGGCATTGCTTGGAATTATCACGATTAAATTGCTTATTTCGGCACTTATTTTAGGATGTGTCGCTTTTGTTATTGGTGCCTTGCGAAAGAAACCAAAACAACTGTGGTTTCCAATATTCGCATGGTTTTTATGTATAGTCGGCTTAGTAGATCTGAGCGCAAGCGCATATAACGACTATGTTTTAAAACCAAGGCTCATGAGTACCCTTTCCCAAGCTGCCGAAAATGATGCGCTGAATAATGCAGAAAGTAAGGCATCTCAACCCAAAGATCTTTTTGAAGAAAATCCAGAAATCCTTTTTAAGATGGCCTATCAATATATGAGAGGAGATGGTGTCCCTCAGAGCCACGAAAAATCATTAGAGTTTTTAATTAAAGCAGCAGAAAGCGGTCATGCTGAAGCACAATATAATTTAGGATCTATGTACATAAATGGCGTTGGTTTTGAGCAAGATAGAGAAAAAGGTATGTCATGGCTTAAAAGGGCAAAAGAAAATGGAAGCAGCGAAGCAGCTGATTTGCTTGTTACGGTGGAATTCTCAAATCTACAACAAACTGCTTGCTATCATGAGGATGAATTACTAGCAGAAATACTCAATAATTTTATGTTTGCTCAAAATGATACAGCAATTAAATGTGACCAACTTTTAGCCACAAATTCTTACTCAGATTTGAGTATGTCTATTTCAAAAATGCATATAGAGCAGATAAAAGAATTCGGCAAACCTTTAACCAAATTTGCTGAGCGTAATGGTTTAGATACTGCTGATTTTCTTATACTTAAACAAATGCAAATATCAGAAAGTTTAAAAAGCTATAGCCCAAATCAAGAGGAATGTGCGCAATTCTTGAATGAATTGGAACAACGTAAAGATTGGACACGGATTAGGCAATCGATACTTGGGAGCTATGTGATGTTTAGTGAGAATTATAATATATGTGAAAGGGGCGAATAG
- the recG gene encoding ATP-dependent DNA helicase RecG produces MTVSKVGMPRPFEIDPLFRRVTELPGIGPRNAKLLEKLCGGERVVDLLWHLPIDFIDRRFSPKLADAPDGKICTLKVTVGKHFPNQRKSQPYKVWCTDETGTINLIFFHPHKDWLQKQLPEGATVIISGKVEHYQGKLQMTHPDAIGPEEDRATIETVEPVYPLTAGLTNKTVRKAVQAALGFTLKLPEWLDPAWRSKNKWLDWHKALDAAHNPPDESALDPMHPVRARLAYDELLANQLTLMLVRRQQRKIQGRAFNGDGRLQAKLRAALPFTLTGAQERSLKEIETDMSAPLRMLRLLQGDVGSGKTVVAALAMMKAVECGTQAAIMAPTEILARQHAESLKPWLEAAGVRFVILTGRNKGKERETLLQQISNGAAQVVIGTHALFQEDVAFADLGVAVIDEQHRFGVHQRMQLSTKSKGTDILVMTATPIPRTLTMTAYGDMDVSRLDEKPPGRKPVDTRLIAKDHMEQMIDGIARQIEAGARVYWVCPLVEESEVLDLAAAEERYEVLQARFGERVGLVHGRMKPTEKDDVMARFARGDLDILVATTVIEVGVNVPEATIMVIEHAERFGLSQLHQLRGRVGRGADKSYCFLLYSGPLGENAKERLSIMRETEDGFLIAEKDLELRGAGDILGTAQSGLPRFKVADLEDHAVLLPAARDDARLIIEKDPELETPRGKALRTLLYLFERDQAISYLRTG; encoded by the coding sequence ATGACAGTTAGCAAGGTTGGCATGCCTCGTCCCTTTGAAATAGACCCGCTGTTCCGGCGTGTAACCGAGTTGCCTGGCATCGGGCCGCGCAATGCCAAGCTGCTGGAAAAGCTGTGCGGCGGGGAACGGGTTGTGGATTTGCTCTGGCATCTGCCGATTGATTTCATTGATCGCCGTTTCTCCCCAAAACTGGCCGACGCCCCGGATGGAAAAATCTGCACCTTAAAAGTTACTGTGGGCAAACACTTCCCGAACCAGCGCAAAAGCCAGCCTTACAAAGTCTGGTGCACTGATGAAACCGGGACAATCAACCTTATTTTCTTTCACCCGCATAAGGACTGGCTGCAAAAACAGCTTCCCGAAGGCGCGACCGTGATTATCAGCGGCAAGGTCGAGCATTATCAGGGAAAGCTGCAGATGACCCACCCGGATGCGATCGGGCCAGAGGAAGACCGGGCCACCATTGAAACGGTCGAACCGGTTTACCCTTTGACGGCGGGTCTGACCAACAAAACCGTGCGCAAGGCGGTGCAGGCGGCCTTAGGGTTTACCCTCAAACTGCCGGAATGGCTGGATCCGGCATGGCGCTCTAAAAACAAATGGCTCGACTGGCATAAAGCGCTGGATGCCGCACACAATCCCCCCGATGAAAGTGCGCTTGATCCGATGCACCCGGTCCGGGCGCGCCTTGCCTATGATGAATTACTGGCCAACCAGCTCACGCTGATGCTGGTGCGGCGGCAACAACGCAAGATACAGGGCCGCGCCTTCAACGGCGACGGGCGCTTACAGGCAAAACTGCGGGCTGCCCTGCCCTTTACCCTGACCGGGGCACAAGAGCGTTCATTAAAAGAAATTGAAACCGATATGAGCGCGCCGCTACGGATGCTTCGCCTCCTTCAGGGGGACGTCGGCAGTGGTAAAACCGTCGTGGCGGCGCTGGCGATGATGAAGGCCGTGGAGTGCGGCACACAAGCCGCCATCATGGCCCCGACGGAAATTCTCGCCCGCCAGCACGCCGAGAGTCTGAAACCATGGCTGGAGGCTGCCGGGGTGCGATTTGTTATACTGACGGGGCGGAACAAGGGGAAAGAGCGCGAAACACTGCTCCAGCAAATCAGCAATGGCGCGGCACAGGTTGTGATCGGCACCCATGCCTTGTTTCAGGAAGATGTTGCCTTTGCCGATCTGGGGGTTGCCGTCATCGACGAACAGCACCGCTTCGGCGTACATCAGCGGATGCAGCTTTCGACCAAAAGCAAAGGCACCGATATCCTTGTCATGACGGCCACGCCGATCCCGCGAACGCTGACCATGACAGCCTATGGCGATATGGATGTCAGCCGCCTTGATGAAAAACCGCCGGGCCGTAAACCGGTTGACACGCGCCTGATTGCCAAAGACCATATGGAGCAGATGATTGACGGGATCGCCCGGCAAATCGAAGCCGGCGCCCGCGTGTACTGGGTGTGCCCCCTTGTTGAAGAGTCAGAGGTTCTGGACCTCGCCGCCGCGGAAGAGCGTTATGAGGTTTTACAGGCCCGGTTTGGTGAACGTGTCGGCCTTGTCCATGGCCGGATGAAGCCCACCGAAAAGGACGACGTGATGGCCCGGTTCGCACGGGGCGATCTGGATATCCTTGTCGCCACGACGGTGATCGAGGTTGGCGTCAACGTCCCCGAAGCCACAATCATGGTCATCGAACATGCCGAGCGTTTTGGCCTGTCGCAACTGCATCAGCTCCGCGGCCGGGTTGGGCGCGGCGCGGATAAATCATATTGCTTCCTGCTCTATAGCGGTCCTTTGGGCGAAAATGCCAAAGAGCGCCTGTCGATCATGCGGGAGACAGAAGACGGGTTCCTGATCGCCGAGAAGGATTTAGAGCTGCGTGGCGCCGGTGACATCCTCGGCACGGCCCAGAGCGGCCTGCCCCGTTTTAAAGTCGCCGATCTGGAGGATCATGCGGTTCTCCTGCCTGCCGCCCGCGACGATGCACGGCTTATCATTGAAAAAGACCCGGAGCTGGAAACGCCGCGCGGCAAGGCTTTGCGTACCTTGCTGTATTTATTTGAACGCGATCAGGCTATATCGTATCTAAGAACTGGATAA
- a CDS encoding DUF502 domain-containing protein: MADQKTSDKKQDAHEDGSRKTGVFARLRTYFLAGILVTAPIGITIYLTYTFLNFIDRKVTHLIPDQYYPHTAIPGIGVIIALVFFIFVGWFARNFLGRLIIRVSEYFVHKMPVIRTIYKAIKQIFETIMASQSQAFREVVMMEYPRKGVWSIGFVTGRSQGEVQRVTANETINVFVPTTPNPTSGYLLFVPKKELKYLDMTVEEAVKLVVSAGIITPPDRGVEGAPEDKKAKSSSK; encoded by the coding sequence ATGGCAGATCAGAAAACCAGCGATAAAAAACAGGATGCCCATGAGGACGGGAGCCGTAAGACGGGGGTGTTTGCGCGTCTTCGTACCTATTTCCTGGCCGGGATTTTGGTAACGGCGCCGATCGGCATTACGATTTACCTGACCTATACGTTTTTGAATTTTATCGACCGTAAGGTCACCCACTTGATTCCCGATCAGTACTACCCGCACACCGCCATTCCGGGGATAGGCGTTATTATTGCGCTGGTGTTTTTTATCTTTGTCGGCTGGTTCGCCCGCAATTTTCTGGGTCGCCTGATTATCCGCGTATCTGAGTACTTCGTGCATAAAATGCCGGTGATACGGACGATCTACAAGGCGATAAAACAAATCTTCGAAACCATTATGGCCAGCCAGAGCCAAGCGTTTCGCGAGGTCGTGATGATGGAATACCCGCGCAAGGGCGTTTGGTCGATCGGTTTTGTGACGGGCCGCTCACAAGGCGAGGTTCAGCGCGTGACTGCTAACGAGACGATCAACGTCTTCGTGCCGACAACGCCCAACCCGACATCGGGCTATTTGTTGTTCGTACCGAAAAAAGAGCTGAAATATCTCGATATGACGGTTGAGGAAGCTGTGAAACTGGTGGTTTCCGCCGGCATCATCACGCCGCCGGATCGCGGGGTTGAAGGCGCTCCGGAAGATAAAAAAGCCAAGTCGTCTTCAAAATAA